The Paenibacillus sophorae genome has a segment encoding these proteins:
- a CDS encoding sigma-70 family RNA polymerase sigma factor: MKITEDNVVQQTKNRNERAIAFIIQMYGGLLTAIIKRHVQNSQLDYEECLDDVLLAIWHNIDAFDERKNTFKQWIAAIAKYRAIDYQRRMMRNRQQFISTEISDHLYQKQPISPKQDVEEVLAHLSSKERAIFEKYYLEGVSSREIALQMNVKESWIHNKLSRGRKKLKQIFIPKNEV; this comes from the coding sequence GTGAAAATAACAGAAGATAATGTTGTACAACAAACTAAAAACCGCAACGAGAGGGCCATTGCATTCATTATTCAAATGTACGGGGGATTACTCACGGCGATTATTAAACGTCATGTACAGAACAGTCAGCTGGATTATGAAGAATGTTTAGATGATGTGCTGCTGGCCATTTGGCATAATATCGACGCATTTGATGAAAGGAAAAATACATTTAAGCAGTGGATTGCCGCCATTGCAAAGTACCGCGCAATTGATTACCAGCGGAGAATGATGAGAAACCGGCAGCAATTTATCAGTACGGAAATATCCGATCATCTATACCAAAAGCAGCCGATATCCCCGAAACAAGATGTGGAGGAAGTGTTAGCTCACTTATCTTCCAAAGAACGGGCCATTTTTGAGAAGTACTATTTAGAGGGGGTATCATCTCGTGAAATAGCACTGCAAATGAATGTGAAGGAGTCCTGGATTCATAACAAGCTCTCACGCGGGCGCAAGAAGCTGAAACAGATTTTTATTCCTAAGAATGAGGTGTGA
- a CDS encoding MATE family efflux transporter gives MIQPNANVKQGFLEKYFSGQSMDYRQMISLFIPILIDQAFVVGLNLINTAMISSAGVAAISAVNMIDSINIFLLSVFIAVATGGTVVVAQYKGSGNNAMVSKATAGAVSSVSLLALVVGLFGVLFHGPLLNLLFGAAAPDVMANGRTYLIGSSISFLGIAVVEAVCGALRGIGSTRASLFLSLIMNLIYVLLNLVFINLLNMGVLGMSISINIARYLAAFCALYYLFRLDSNLQIKLRDILSLNLSMLKKIMFIGFPFAAEQMFFNGGKILTQIFIVSLGTYAIAANAIGAAFAGVMQIPANALALTIITVVGQCMGRGDVNDARKFIKSFIVASSLSFVLMGLLILPFFGPLVSLFHPPAEIVDDIFLIVLINTILQIPLWSISFIVPSGLRAAGDSKFTSIVSMLSMWLFRVVLGYILGIVLDLGVLGVWLAMDCEWAVRGGIFLKRFLGKKWYQHRLI, from the coding sequence ATGATCCAGCCTAATGCGAACGTGAAACAGGGATTCCTTGAAAAATATTTTTCCGGGCAGTCCATGGACTACCGCCAGATGATCTCGCTTTTTATCCCGATTCTGATTGATCAGGCTTTCGTAGTCGGTCTTAATCTTATCAACACGGCTATGATCAGCTCGGCGGGAGTAGCGGCGATCAGCGCGGTGAATATGATCGACTCGATTAACATTTTTTTGCTTAGTGTGTTTATCGCCGTCGCGACAGGCGGAACGGTTGTAGTTGCCCAGTATAAAGGGAGCGGCAACAACGCTATGGTCTCCAAGGCGACAGCCGGCGCCGTATCTTCCGTATCTTTACTGGCACTTGTCGTCGGGTTGTTCGGGGTGCTGTTTCACGGTCCTCTGCTTAACCTGCTGTTCGGCGCGGCGGCGCCGGATGTCATGGCCAATGGCAGGACCTATTTGATCGGCAGCAGCATCTCATTCTTAGGCATTGCGGTTGTGGAAGCGGTGTGCGGGGCCCTTCGGGGGATCGGCAGTACGCGGGCTTCGCTTTTTCTATCGCTGATTATGAATCTGATTTACGTCCTCTTAAATCTCGTATTTATTAATTTGCTGAATATGGGCGTTCTCGGTATGAGCATATCCATTAATATAGCCCGGTATTTGGCGGCGTTTTGCGCCCTGTACTATTTGTTCCGGCTGGACAGCAACCTGCAAATCAAGCTCCGCGACATCCTGTCACTCAATCTATCCATGTTGAAAAAAATTATGTTCATCGGCTTCCCGTTTGCGGCGGAGCAAATGTTCTTTAACGGGGGCAAGATTTTGACCCAAATCTTTATCGTAAGCTTAGGCACGTACGCGATTGCCGCCAATGCGATTGGCGCCGCTTTTGCCGGTGTTATGCAAATTCCCGCGAACGCACTGGCTTTGACTATTATTACCGTGGTCGGTCAATGCATGGGGCGGGGCGATGTTAACGATGCGAGAAAGTTCATTAAATCCTTTATTGTGGCGTCGTCGCTGTCCTTTGTGCTTATGGGATTGTTGATTTTGCCGTTCTTTGGGCCGCTCGTGTCGCTGTTTCACCCCCCTGCTGAAATTGTGGACGATATTTTCTTGATTGTACTTATCAATACGATTCTCCAAATTCCACTCTGGTCTATCAGCTTTATTGTTCCTTCGGGGCTTCGGGCGGCGGGCGATTCCAAGTTTACTTCGATCGTTTCCATGCTGTCCATGTGGCTGTTCCGCGTCGTGCTTGGTTATATTTTGGGCATTGTTCTGGACTTAGGCGTTCTTGGCGTCTGGCTTGCGATGGACTGTGAATGGGCTGTGCGGGGCGGG
- a CDS encoding LysR family transcriptional regulator: MSLIKYEVFQKIVELGSLTRAAEALGLTQSAVSHAISSLEDEFGFVLLIRNRTGVRLTLNGERVLKHIRSLLNCDEQLKQEIAAIKGVEAGTIRIGTFSSVSINWLPGIISSFREEHPLIEVKLINGDYDEIEDWLKNGEIDFGFMSLPTLDNFEAIPLWLDRMVCIVPKQHPLSRCKRISYAQIEQESFIMPTKGCDQDVRRVLSKLPHQPRVQFEAGDDYAIIAMVESGLGISIISEMILSSRGHHVSMLELQAPSSRSLGIVIPSMKHASPATSKFIERTKLWVDNWRLSHGEFPLSELHQ; this comes from the coding sequence ATGAGCTTAATCAAATACGAAGTCTTCCAGAAGATCGTTGAGCTGGGGAGTCTCACCCGTGCAGCTGAAGCGCTAGGGCTTACCCAGTCCGCGGTCAGTCATGCTATCAGCAGCCTTGAAGATGAGTTCGGTTTCGTTCTGCTGATCCGCAATCGGACGGGCGTCCGATTGACGTTAAATGGCGAACGGGTGCTGAAGCATATTCGGAGTCTGCTGAACTGTGACGAACAGCTTAAGCAGGAGATCGCCGCGATTAAGGGGGTTGAAGCCGGAACTATCCGAATCGGCACATTCTCAAGCGTCTCTATCAACTGGCTGCCGGGAATCATCAGCAGCTTCCGGGAAGAGCATCCGCTCATCGAGGTAAAGCTAATTAACGGCGATTACGATGAGATCGAAGACTGGCTAAAAAACGGGGAGATCGACTTTGGCTTCATGTCCTTGCCGACTTTGGACAACTTCGAGGCCATTCCTCTGTGGCTGGACCGAATGGTCTGTATCGTGCCCAAGCAGCATCCGCTTAGCAGGTGCAAGCGCATATCCTATGCGCAGATCGAGCAAGAGTCGTTCATCATGCCGACAAAAGGCTGCGACCAGGACGTCAGACGCGTGCTGAGCAAGCTTCCACATCAGCCGCGAGTTCAGTTCGAGGCAGGGGACGATTATGCCATTATCGCCATGGTAGAGAGCGGACTCGGCATCAGTATTATCTCCGAGATGATTCTAAGCAGCCGGGGCCATCATGTCTCCATGCTGGAACTTCAGGCTCCCAGCTCCCGGTCGCTCGGAATCGTCATCCCTTCCATGAAGCACGCTTCCCCTGCGACGAGTAAATTCATCGAACGGACTAAGCTCT
- a CDS encoding DUF4179 domain-containing protein, whose translation MSMYTELNDLQLDVSEYEEMPLTEIERKKWEKRVLIKLHQRKHNYSKKWIGLAAALLLAIGVTIPLGKVSLAQMPFVTGLIEHFINGDKPANYSAYKTAIGEPAVNAYGKLTLNEVLVDADRLLISSTFEPAKGVSFDYQTFLSPHVLVNGEDLQKSGGAQSIKVNDGMYTIYGDIKMSHLPNDGPLQIKITYDTISKRKRIAIEEPWVFNITVSTSQLEKDTKTFTLGKTITLNNGEKVTLKKVIVTPVSTLIYYDATEASESTRFKLISSGGKEVPFSEGYGSSDIGDTSYTRYAPIDLEKETYSLIPVDENDEEIGPEVQIQ comes from the coding sequence ATGTCAATGTATACAGAGTTAAATGATTTGCAGCTTGATGTATCAGAATATGAGGAAATGCCTTTAACAGAGATTGAACGAAAAAAATGGGAAAAACGTGTATTAATAAAGCTTCATCAACGCAAACATAACTACTCAAAAAAATGGATAGGGCTAGCTGCCGCCCTCCTTCTGGCAATAGGTGTAACCATTCCTCTTGGAAAAGTATCGCTCGCACAGATGCCATTTGTGACGGGACTCATCGAACATTTTATTAATGGAGACAAACCAGCCAATTATTCAGCCTATAAAACAGCAATTGGTGAACCGGCTGTAAATGCATATGGCAAGCTGACACTGAATGAAGTGCTAGTCGATGCGGACAGGCTCCTCATAAGCTCGACATTTGAGCCGGCTAAAGGCGTCTCTTTTGATTATCAAACTTTTTTGTCTCCACATGTCCTTGTCAACGGAGAAGACCTTCAAAAATCAGGAGGAGCACAGTCGATTAAAGTAAATGATGGCATGTATACGATTTATGGGGATATAAAGATGAGTCATTTACCGAATGATGGTCCGCTTCAAATCAAAATCACTTATGATACAATCAGTAAACGTAAAAGGATTGCGATTGAAGAGCCGTGGGTATTTAATATAACGGTGTCAACAAGTCAGTTAGAGAAAGATACAAAAACGTTTACTTTAGGCAAGACCATCACACTCAATAATGGAGAAAAAGTAACGCTTAAAAAGGTGATTGTCACCCCTGTTTCGACATTAATCTATTATGATGCGACAGAGGCATCGGAATCGACTCGTTTCAAACTTATTTCCTCTGGCGGTAAGGAAGTTCCTTTTAGTGAAGGCTATGGCTCTAGCGATATTGGAGACACTTCATATACCCGTTATGCACCGATTGATTTAGAGAAAGAGACCTATTCGCTTATCCCTGTTGATGAGAATGATGAAGAGATAGGGCCTGAAGTTCAAATTCAATAA
- a CDS encoding DMT family transporter: protein MKPRNADLLMMLVTMSWGSSYLFMKNGLDSVSPFNLVALRFGLAFVLCAAIWLKRLRSTDKITLMYSFILGFLLFAVSASVIFGLGSTSTSNAGFLASLTVIFVPALSAIVLKQKPEAKLIVGACSALIGIGLLTISGPMSVKAGDLLCILAAMLYAAHILVTGAAAKTADTLNLGILQLGFAGGFGLSFSFMFEHPRLPESTGGWVSILMLSVVCSAIGYIVQSIAQKYTTPAHTGLVFSMEPVFAAIFAYLFANELLPLRGYVGAALILLGVLMAEMKRKSAAPGGIGYGKGEGVS from the coding sequence ATGAAGCCTAGAAACGCCGATTTGCTGATGATGCTCGTAACGATGAGTTGGGGCTCGTCTTATCTGTTTATGAAGAACGGACTGGATTCCGTATCCCCGTTCAACCTGGTCGCTCTTCGATTCGGTTTGGCATTTGTGCTGTGTGCGGCCATATGGTTGAAACGGTTGCGTTCGACGGACAAAATAACGCTAATGTATTCCTTCATACTAGGATTTCTCCTGTTTGCCGTATCTGCCTCCGTTATCTTCGGTCTCGGAAGTACTTCGACGTCCAATGCAGGGTTTCTTGCCAGCTTGACGGTAATCTTCGTTCCGGCATTGTCGGCAATTGTACTGAAGCAGAAGCCGGAAGCGAAGCTGATCGTAGGCGCTTGCTCGGCGCTTATCGGTATCGGGCTGCTCACGATCAGCGGTCCGATGAGCGTAAAGGCTGGGGATTTATTGTGCATCCTGGCTGCCATGCTGTACGCTGCCCATATTCTGGTGACGGGAGCGGCGGCGAAGACTGCGGACACTCTGAATCTTGGAATTCTGCAATTAGGATTCGCGGGCGGCTTCGGCTTGTCATTCTCATTCATGTTCGAACATCCCCGGCTCCCTGAGTCAACCGGGGGCTGGGTATCGATCCTGATGCTAAGCGTCGTATGCAGCGCAATCGGCTATATCGTTCAGTCCATAGCGCAAAAATATACCACGCCAGCGCATACGGGACTTGTTTTCTCGATGGAGCCCGTTTTTGCCGCGATATTCGCTTACCTTTTCGCGAACGAACTGCTGCCCCTGAGAGGCTACGTTGGAGCCGCATTGATTCTATTAGGGGTGCTGATGGCCGAGATGAAGCGGAAGAGTGCTGCTCCGGGTGGTATTGGATACGGCAAAGGAGAGGGGGTGTCATGA